The Apibacter raozihei DNA segment GGGAAAATCCAATCGTTTTGTATATGATACAGGTGTTAAATTAAAAATTATACCTGATTTTCTTGAGTTATATTTCCCAATACAATCAACATTAGGATTTGAACCTGGTAAAGATAAATATTTATCTCATATCAGATTTACATTTAACCTTAACTTACAGGCAGCTATCAGCCATTTTAGAAGAGGTTGGTATTAAGAAGTAACCGTTGATTTTTCGTATATATCTACTAAAACAGCTATTAATTCATCAATTTCTTCTTTCGTGTTGTAATGACTAAAAGAAATTCTTAATGTGGTTGTATCCTTTAAGTCTTCCAAAGAATATAACTGAAGCATAGTATTGGACGGTTTGGCTGCTCCTGAGGCACAGGCACTGCCTTGAGAGACCGCTATACCTTTCATGTCAAGTTGAAATCCGACCATAGTATTCGGAAATGGTAATAAAACACTAATTAAAGTATATATGCTTTTGTCCATGACATTGCTGTAACCGTTGAATTTAACACCGGGTATTTTTTTTGATAGGGACTCCAGAGTATATACTTTTAGATCTTCAATAATTTTTCTTCTCTCATTAAGTTCATTAAGTGCTAGTTCTAAAGATTTTCCAAGACCGATAATACCATAGATATTCTCTGTTCCTGCACGCATATTTCTTTCCTGAGCACCACCTGTAGTTATTCCCTTTAAATGAGAGGCTTTTCTTATAAAAGCAAAACCAGCACCTTTAGGACCGTGAAATTTATGCGCACTGCAAGAGGCAAAATCGATAGGTATTTCAGAAAAATTTAACGGATAATGTCCAACAGTTTGTACAGTATCAGAATGAAATAAAGCATTGTTATTTTTGCATAAAACAGCTACTTCTTTTAAGTCAATTAAATTACCTACTTCATTATTTGCATGCATTATGGAGACTAAAGTCGGTACAGAGTCTTGTAAAAGTTCTTCCAAAAAGTCTAAATCTAAATCACCTTGAGCATTTTTTACAGGAATAAATAGTATTTCCAGTTCCGGGTGTTTTTCTTTAATATCACGTACTGTTTCTGTAACACACTTGTGTTCTAGAGGAGAAGTTATGATTCTTTTAATACCCAAATTTTCAACACTTGAACGTATAATAAGATTATTGGATTCTGTTCCGCAGGATGTAAAAATAATTTCACCTGAAGATACTCCTAAACTTCTGGCTATAAATTTTCGTACTGATTCAATTTTGGATTTACCTTCCTGCCCAAAGCTGTGAATGGATGATGGGTTTCCAAAATCATCTTTGAGAGATTCTGTCATAGCATCAATTACACGATGATCTATAATAGTTGAGGCGGCACTATCCAAATATATCTTTTTCATCTGATTAAGTCTTATTACTGTTTTAAAATAAGCAACTCAGTGCTTAGTGTTTTATTAATTTCTATGACCATATAAGGAAGGGCAATGGCCATAGTACTTATAGTAGGTCCATTAAAACTTTTAGAATGCAAAGTTACTACAATTTTACCCTCTTTAGGTTCTACTTTTTCAAGTTGAAAATCTAGTCCTCCGCTATTCTGCTTACCGAAGGTGATAAAAATATAACTTTTATCAGGATTAAATTCAGGATATTCAATAGGGTATTGATTTTGTTTTAATCGCGTAAATAGAGCGTCATATTTGCTTTTATCACTGATTACAGTTTCTGAATATTCAGAAATATCTCCATAATCTCCGGAATCAATTATTGTGTATTCAAATTTAGGTTCCGAGTTCATATTATTGGATTTACAGTTACTTACAAAAATAACGGTAAAAAAAGTTAAAAATAAAAAAACTACCTTTTTCATTGTAAAGATTTCCACATCACAAAGATAAAAAATATCTTTAAATGAATGTGGAAATCTAAATAATGGTATAACTGTTTTAAAAATGTAACTTTTATTAAAAGTCTTTATAATCAATTAAAAAGTAAATGATTGATTTAATTTATTTTTAATTATAAGCTTATAAAAGCGTTTATCTGCAGGATCTTTTTTATTGACAGCTCTGACAATCTCTATTTTTTGTTCTTGCGGGTCAATATAATCAGAAACTTTTATAGG contains these protein-coding regions:
- a CDS encoding cysteine desulfurase family protein, with the translated sequence MKKIYLDSAASTIIDHRVIDAMTESLKDDFGNPSSIHSFGQEGKSKIESVRKFIARSLGVSSGEIIFTSCGTESNNLIIRSSVENLGIKRIITSPLEHKCVTETVRDIKEKHPELEILFIPVKNAQGDLDLDFLEELLQDSVPTLVSIMHANNEVGNLIDLKEVAVLCKNNNALFHSDTVQTVGHYPLNFSEIPIDFASCSAHKFHGPKGAGFAFIRKASHLKGITTGGAQERNMRAGTENIYGIIGLGKSLELALNELNERRKIIEDLKVYTLESLSKKIPGVKFNGYSNVMDKSIYTLISVLLPFPNTMVGFQLDMKGIAVSQGSACASGAAKPSNTMLQLYSLEDLKDTTTLRISFSHYNTKEEIDELIAVLVDIYEKSTVTS
- a CDS encoding protease complex subunit PrcB family protein gives rise to the protein MNSEPKFEYTIIDSGDYGDISEYSETVISDKSKYDALFTRLKQNQYPIEYPEFNPDKSYIFITFGKQNSGGLDFQLEKVEPKEGKIVVTLHSKSFNGPTISTMAIALPYMVIEINKTLSTELLILKQ